The following are encoded in a window of Ruminiclostridium herbifermentans genomic DNA:
- a CDS encoding PLP-dependent cysteine synthase family protein, with product MIGIHKSIIDLIGNTPLLELTNYEKQNELEAELIVKLEYFNPNQSVKDRIALAMVEDAERKGLLKPGYTIVETTSGNTGIGLAAVAAAKGYKFKVYIQDNVSIERFKVIKAFGGQTIKLSEEPVVAKVLEETGGDFVAAIKVLEKEVLSKEKDIFFVNQVSNPANPETHKATTGPEIWRDTNGKVDILVAAVGTGGTVSGAGAYLKAKNPDLKIVAIQPGPNSLPSEENPEPEEITGVHAFEGIPKERIPATMDLNIYDEKFEVETYQAYEAARAVAKSDGILIGTSSGAVIYAATQIARRPENKGKRIVAVLADTGLRYLSTGLFE from the coding sequence ATGATCGGAATACATAAATCAATCATAGACTTAATTGGAAATACACCTTTACTTGAACTAACTAATTATGAAAAGCAAAATGAATTAGAGGCTGAACTTATAGTAAAACTGGAATATTTCAATCCTAATCAGAGTGTAAAAGACAGAATTGCATTGGCTATGGTTGAGGATGCTGAGAGGAAAGGGTTATTGAAACCGGGATATACTATAGTGGAAACAACAAGCGGTAATACAGGGATTGGATTAGCGGCTGTTGCAGCAGCAAAAGGCTATAAGTTTAAAGTGTATATTCAGGATAATGTAAGCATAGAGAGATTTAAGGTTATTAAAGCTTTTGGGGGTCAGACAATTAAGTTATCTGAAGAACCTGTTGTAGCAAAAGTACTTGAAGAAACAGGAGGAGATTTTGTTGCAGCTATTAAGGTATTAGAAAAAGAAGTTCTTTCAAAAGAAAAAGATATATTTTTTGTAAATCAGGTTTCAAATCCTGCAAATCCAGAAACACATAAGGCTACAACAGGACCTGAAATTTGGCGGGACACCAATGGTAAGGTGGACATTCTAGTTGCAGCAGTAGGAACAGGCGGAACTGTATCTGGTGCAGGTGCCTATCTTAAAGCAAAGAATCCTGATTTAAAAATAGTAGCCATTCAACCAGGACCTAACTCGCTGCCTAGTGAAGAAAATCCAGAGCCAGAGGAGATTACTGGTGTACATGCGTTTGAGGGCATACCAAAAGAGCGAATTCCAGCTACTATGGACTTAAATATTTATGATGAAAAATTTGAAGTGGAAACTTATCAAGCTTATGAAGCTGCTAGAGCAGTTGCTAAGTCAGATGGGATTTTAATAGGCACTTCATCTGGGGCGGTTATTTATGCAGCTACGCAGATAGCAAGAAGACCTGAAAATAAAGGTAAACGAATTGTTGCTGTTTTGGCGGACACAGGCCTGCGTTATTTGTCAACAGGATTGTTTGAATAA
- the cysK gene encoding cysteine synthase A — protein MAKIYESVSELIGGTPLLEVKKYAKRRNINAKLIAKLEYFNPAGSVKDRIALAMIEDAEAKGTLKEGSVIIEPTSGNTGIGLAAIAAAKGYRIILTMPETMSVERRNLLKAYGAELVLTEGTKGMKGAIAKAEELAKETPNAFIPGQFVNPSNPEIHRKTTGPEIWADTDGNIDIFVSGVGTGGTITGAGEFLKSQNKNIKVVAVEPAASPVLSKGVAGAHKIQGIGAGFVPETLNTGIYDEIITVENDDAFAAGREFAKAEGVLVGISSGAALYAAEVLAKRPENAGKNIVVILPDTGDRYLSTPLFTD, from the coding sequence ATGGCAAAAATTTATGAAAGTGTATCAGAACTAATTGGGGGAACACCATTACTTGAAGTTAAGAAGTATGCAAAGCGCAGGAATATCAATGCAAAGTTAATTGCTAAGCTAGAGTATTTTAATCCTGCTGGAAGTGTAAAGGATAGAATAGCTCTTGCTATGATTGAAGACGCAGAAGCTAAAGGTACATTAAAGGAAGGTTCTGTTATTATTGAGCCAACTAGTGGAAATACTGGTATAGGTCTTGCAGCAATAGCAGCAGCAAAGGGGTATAGAATTATATTAACAATGCCTGAGACAATGAGTGTAGAGAGAAGAAATCTGCTCAAAGCATATGGCGCAGAATTAGTATTAACAGAAGGTACAAAGGGCATGAAAGGTGCAATTGCTAAGGCTGAAGAGTTAGCGAAGGAAACACCAAATGCATTTATTCCAGGACAATTTGTAAATCCTTCAAATCCAGAGATTCATCGTAAAACAACAGGACCGGAAATTTGGGCAGATACTGATGGAAATATAGATATTTTTGTTTCAGGTGTTGGAACAGGAGGAACAATCACAGGTGCAGGTGAATTTCTAAAGTCACAAAATAAGAATATCAAAGTAGTAGCCGTAGAACCAGCAGCTTCTCCTGTATTATCAAAGGGTGTGGCTGGGGCTCATAAAATACAAGGTATTGGTGCAGGTTTTGTACCAGAAACCTTGAACACTGGAATTTATGACGAAATAATCACAGTAGAAAATGATGATGCTTTCGCTGCAGGAAGAGAGTTTGCAAAAGCGGAAGGTGTTCTTGTAGGAATTTCGTCGGGTGCGGCTTTATATGCAGCAGAAGTTTTAGCAAAGAGACCTGAAAATGCTGGTAAAAACATTGTTGTAATATTACCAGATACTGGTGACAGATATTTGTCTACACCACTTTTCACTGATTAA
- a CDS encoding nitrogenase component 1, whose translation MSINLNISDIGTRETRLGSITGYIGDLNDLATQSSCGTLKGCARCFSQSSTCLSGCALAQLAGIRDVAVIHHGPAGCSVTGTQIYTVTKQVAAKRGIVNNTVYIGTDMNEQDTIFGAGDSLKNIVLETYKRYKPKAIFVSSSCATGVIGEDIDSIVEELKEEIDVPIAAVHCEGFKSRIWATGFDISDHAVLSSIVQPPKQKRRTINFKNFFESARNEIINIFKNFDVEPVFLYANATVEELSHLSEALATVCICGTLGNYLGNGLEEKYGVPYIRTINPLGIAGFETWLRAIGKVIDKEAEVEKYIETEREKYIPQIEEVKKELKGLKAVLAMGPGYTFEVSRVLNELGIEVVWGAAWHYDKKYEDGEVPPSMKYLLENNQNFQVSVADQQNFEILNILNTYKPDLYLSRHPGSTVWAIKQGYPAVYVADEYMIFGYRGTLDFAHSVLNTIRNRSFEKNLAKRVKLPYTKWWYKQDPGLFIQDV comes from the coding sequence ATGTCAATAAATTTAAACATTTCTGATATAGGAACCAGAGAAACAAGACTTGGTTCAATTACAGGATATATAGGTGATTTAAATGATTTAGCTACTCAAAGCAGTTGCGGAACACTTAAGGGCTGCGCAAGATGCTTTTCTCAGTCCAGCACATGTCTTTCGGGTTGCGCACTTGCTCAGTTAGCCGGAATACGTGATGTGGCAGTTATTCATCATGGGCCTGCAGGTTGTTCTGTAACTGGAACGCAGATTTATACAGTTACAAAGCAGGTTGCTGCCAAAAGAGGTATTGTTAATAATACCGTATATATTGGAACTGATATGAACGAGCAAGATACAATATTCGGAGCTGGTGATTCCTTAAAAAATATTGTGCTTGAGACTTATAAGAGATATAAGCCTAAAGCAATATTTGTAAGCAGTTCATGTGCTACTGGAGTTATTGGCGAAGATATTGATAGTATAGTTGAAGAATTGAAAGAGGAAATAGATGTACCAATTGCAGCTGTACATTGTGAAGGCTTTAAGTCACGTATTTGGGCAACGGGGTTTGATATTTCAGATCACGCTGTTTTATCTAGTATTGTACAGCCGCCAAAGCAGAAGAGAAGAACTATTAATTTTAAGAATTTCTTTGAGAGCGCAAGAAATGAAATTATAAATATATTTAAGAATTTTGATGTTGAACCTGTTTTTTTATATGCTAATGCCACTGTTGAGGAACTTTCACATTTATCAGAGGCACTTGCAACAGTATGTATATGCGGAACATTAGGAAATTATTTAGGAAATGGCTTGGAAGAAAAATATGGAGTTCCATATATAAGAACTATTAATCCTCTTGGTATTGCTGGATTTGAGACTTGGCTAAGAGCCATAGGCAAGGTTATTGATAAAGAAGCAGAGGTTGAAAAGTATATAGAAACAGAGAGAGAAAAGTATATCCCTCAAATTGAAGAAGTAAAAAAAGAATTAAAGGGACTTAAAGCAGTGCTTGCAATGGGTCCAGGATATACATTTGAAGTATCGCGAGTTCTTAATGAATTAGGTATTGAAGTGGTGTGGGGAGCAGCTTGGCATTATGATAAAAAATATGAGGATGGAGAAGTACCGCCATCAATGAAATATCTCCTTGAAAATAATCAAAATTTCCAAGTAAGTGTAGCTGATCAGCAAAACTTTGAAATACTTAATATTCTAAATACATATAAGCCTGATTTATATCTGTCACGTCATCCAGGCTCCACAGTTTGGGCAATAAAGCAAGGATATCCGGCTGTATATGTTGCAGATGAATACATGATATTTGGCTATAGGGGAACTTTAGATTTTGCACATTCAGTTTTGAACACTATTCGAAATAGAAGTTTTGAGAAAAATCTAGCCAAGAGAGTTAAATTGCCATATACGAAGTGGTGGTATAAGCAGGATCCAGGTTTATTCATTCAAGATGTATAG
- the nifH gene encoding nitrogenase iron protein, with the protein MEDRIVGKLRQVAIYGKGGIGKSTTTQNLTAGLTELGKKVMVVGCDPKADSTRLLLGGLAQRTVLDTIREEGEEIELKSILKTGFGGTRCVESGGPEPGVGCAGRGIITSIGLLERLGAYTDDLDYVFYDVLGDVVCGGFAMPIREGKAKEIYIVASGEMMALYAANNIAKGIQKYAKKGGVRLGGIICNSRNVDREIDLLRAFSKELGTQLIYFVPRDNIVQRAEIRRKTVIEYKADAAQAEEYRNLARAIEDNTYFTIPSPMTQERLEEILVEYGLMDLADDYRI; encoded by the coding sequence ATGGAGGATAGAATAGTGGGTAAGCTTAGACAGGTTGCTATATACGGAAAAGGTGGAATTGGAAAGTCCACCACAACTCAAAATTTGACAGCAGGACTTACAGAACTAGGTAAAAAGGTTATGGTTGTAGGTTGTGATCCAAAAGCAGATTCTACCAGGTTATTATTGGGTGGCTTGGCTCAGAGAACTGTTCTTGATACAATACGAGAAGAAGGAGAAGAAATTGAACTTAAATCCATTCTCAAAACAGGATTTGGAGGCACTAGATGTGTAGAGTCTGGTGGTCCTGAGCCTGGTGTTGGTTGTGCTGGAAGAGGAATTATAACTTCAATCGGATTATTAGAGCGTTTGGGTGCTTATACTGATGATTTGGATTATGTATTTTATGATGTACTTGGTGATGTAGTTTGTGGTGGTTTTGCAATGCCAATTAGAGAAGGCAAAGCAAAGGAGATATACATAGTTGCAAGCGGAGAGATGATGGCATTATATGCGGCTAACAATATTGCAAAGGGTATTCAAAAATATGCAAAAAAAGGTGGCGTTCGTTTAGGCGGAATCATCTGTAACAGTCGTAATGTAGATCGGGAAATTGATTTACTTCGTGCCTTTTCAAAAGAATTAGGGACACAGCTAATTTATTTTGTACCTAGAGACAATATTGTTCAGAGAGCTGAAATAAGAAGGAAAACTGTTATTGAATACAAGGCAGACGCAGCGCAAGCTGAAGAATATAGAAATCTTGCAAGAGCTATTGAAGATAATACATATTTTACTATTCCAAGCCCAATGACACAGGAAAGGTTAGAAGAAATTTTAGTAGAGTATGGACTTATGGATTTAGCTGATGATTATCGTATTTAA
- the msrB gene encoding peptide-methionine (R)-S-oxide reductase MsrB: MDNKVKAKETVKEIYLAGGCFWGTEKYLSLVKGIVSTEVGYANGNTENPSYEDVCYRKTGHAETVKVLYDPSIVSLEFILNLYYDVINPISINRQGNDIGTQYRTGIYYTDNKDKDTILESINELQKKYDKPIAIEVLPLDNYFRAEEYHQKYLDKNPNGYCHIGRDKFEKAEKAEDFQIKYKAESKEFLKETLTDIQYAVTQNNATEPPFRNEYYDNFKKGIYVDVTTGEPLFTSSDKFESGCGWPSFSKPISPDLIRELDDNTYGMHRIEVRSKTGDAHLGHVFSDGPREMGGLRYCINSASLLFIPKEEMEEKGYGYLLDLVK, translated from the coding sequence ATGGATAATAAAGTTAAAGCAAAAGAAACCGTTAAAGAAATCTACTTAGCTGGAGGCTGTTTTTGGGGTACTGAAAAATATCTATCTCTAGTTAAGGGCATTGTAAGCACTGAGGTTGGTTATGCAAATGGAAATACAGAAAACCCTAGTTATGAGGATGTATGCTATAGAAAAACTGGTCATGCAGAAACAGTCAAAGTATTATATGACCCGAGCATTGTCAGCTTAGAATTTATCTTAAATCTATATTATGATGTAATAAATCCAATATCAATAAATCGCCAAGGAAATGATATAGGTACTCAGTATCGAACTGGCATATATTATACTGATAATAAGGATAAGGACACAATTCTTGAATCAATCAATGAACTTCAGAAAAAGTATGACAAGCCTATTGCAATTGAGGTATTACCATTAGATAATTACTTTAGAGCAGAAGAATACCATCAAAAGTATTTAGATAAAAACCCAAATGGTTATTGTCATATTGGGCGAGATAAATTTGAGAAAGCAGAGAAGGCAGAAGACTTTCAGATAAAATACAAGGCAGAGTCCAAAGAATTTCTAAAAGAAACTCTTACAGATATCCAATATGCTGTGACACAAAACAATGCTACAGAGCCGCCCTTTAGAAATGAATATTATGACAATTTTAAGAAGGGGATATATGTAGATGTTACCACTGGAGAACCGCTTTTTACATCTAGTGATAAATTTGAATCAGGGTGTGGATGGCCAAGCTTTTCAAAGCCTATTAGTCCTGATTTGATTCGTGAACTTGACGATAATACTTATGGTATGCACAGAATAGAGGTTAGAAGTAAAACTGGTGACGCACATCTTGGTCATGTATTTAGTGATGGACCAAGAGAAATGGGCGGTTTGCGATATTGCATAAACAGTGCATCTCTTCTTTTTATCCCAAAAGAAGAGATGGAAGAAAAGGGGTATGGATATTTGTTAGATTTAGTGAAATAG
- a CDS encoding DUF3892 domain-containing protein, translating to MKESSKIVKVKKNNEGDITDVMLQNGTIYPIKEAIMMAKENKIEGVNVGKAKNGREFLRSDPNGYESDNLDNLPTFN from the coding sequence GTGAAAGAATCATCTAAAATTGTAAAAGTCAAAAAAAATAATGAAGGAGATATTACAGACGTAATGCTTCAAAATGGCACTATATATCCTATCAAAGAAGCTATAATGATGGCTAAAGAAAATAAAATAGAAGGCGTTAATGTAGGCAAAGCAAAAAATGGAAGAGAATTTCTCAGAAGTGACCCTAACGGATACGAGAGTGATAACCTAGATAACCTGCCGACTTTTAATTAG
- a CDS encoding NifB/NifX family molybdenum-iron cluster-binding protein has product MSYKIAIASTDGIHVNAHFRSSLIFYIVEVNDDGSYFFKEERIVPSLAVDQVSDDKLSSCGNKEVFSENNSCGSNSNCGSGSCSNLHINGCGGGHSDEQIEQRVSLISDCRCLLCKKIGPSAERQLARKAITTFQIDNKIDFLLAKIIDYYTKVDNHISLRKR; this is encoded by the coding sequence ATGTCATACAAAATTGCAATTGCTTCAACTGATGGGATTCATGTAAATGCTCATTTCAGAAGTTCTTTAATATTTTATATTGTAGAAGTAAATGATGATGGAAGTTATTTTTTCAAAGAAGAGCGAATTGTTCCTAGCTTAGCTGTAGACCAGGTAAGCGATGATAAGCTTTCCTCGTGCGGTAATAAGGAAGTCTTCAGCGAAAACAATTCTTGTGGCAGCAATTCCAATTGTGGAAGTGGCAGCTGCAGTAACTTACACATTAATGGCTGTGGTGGTGGTCATTCTGATGAACAAATAGAGCAAAGAGTTTCTCTAATTTCTGATTGCCGATGCTTATTATGCAAGAAAATTGGGCCCAGCGCTGAAAGACAGTTAGCGCGAAAAGCCATAACTACTTTTCAGATAGATAATAAAATTGATTTTTTGCTGGCAAAAATTATTGATTATTATACAAAAGTGGATAATCACATTTCACTTAGAAAAAGGTAG
- a CDS encoding arsenate reductase family protein, whose amino-acid sequence MLFVCYPKCTTCQKAKKWLDDHGVSYELRDIKIENPTYEELSQWHLKSDLPLKKFWNTSGLQYKALGLKDRITTMNDEEQLKLLSTDGMLVKRPILVGEDFVLVGFKESEWENKVGK is encoded by the coding sequence ATGTTATTTGTATGTTATCCAAAGTGTACCACTTGTCAAAAGGCTAAGAAGTGGTTAGACGATCATGGGGTTTCTTATGAATTGCGTGATATAAAAATTGAAAATCCGACTTACGAAGAATTAAGTCAATGGCACCTAAAAAGTGATCTTCCGCTTAAGAAGTTTTGGAATACAAGCGGACTTCAGTACAAAGCATTGGGGTTAAAGGATCGAATAACAACAATGAATGATGAGGAACAGCTTAAACTGCTTTCTACTGATGGTATGCTGGTAAAAAGGCCAATTCTTGTTGGTGAAGACTTTGTTTTGGTAGGCTTTAAGGAAAGTGAGTGGGAAAATAAAGTGGGAAAATAA
- a CDS encoding MalY/PatB family protein: MTNFDEIIDRKNTNCLKYDFTFERKQRDDLLPLWIADMDFRLPDEIISDIQKAVAHGIFGYSDVKRSYFTTLYNWFQKNFNWELKEEWLVKTPGIVFAIALAIKAFTNKGESVLIQQPVYYPFSECILANKRKLVNNQLVYKDGKYTIDYEDFESKIINEHVKLFLLCSPQNPTGRVWTKDELTRIGEICLKHKVIVLSDEIHCDFVYPGNTHTVFASISEEFAMNSIICTAPSKTFNIAGLQVSNIFIPNKTLRNAFRDEYDASGYSQLNSIGLVACQSAYSKGEAWLNELKVYLKENLDFVRNFLAENLPEIKLVEPEGTYLIWLDCSGLGLTYKELEKIIIDKAKLWLDGGIIFGRKTALFERINIACPRSILEQALKNLEQAIHS, from the coding sequence ATGACTAATTTTGATGAAATTATTGACCGTAAAAATACAAATTGTTTAAAATATGATTTCACATTTGAACGCAAGCAAAGGGACGATTTATTACCTCTTTGGATTGCAGATATGGATTTCCGCCTTCCAGATGAAATTATTTCTGATATTCAAAAAGCTGTAGCTCATGGTATTTTCGGCTATAGTGATGTGAAGAGAAGCTATTTCACTACTTTATATAATTGGTTTCAAAAGAATTTTAACTGGGAATTGAAAGAAGAATGGCTTGTTAAAACTCCTGGAATTGTTTTTGCTATTGCTTTAGCAATTAAAGCCTTTACTAATAAGGGGGAATCTGTACTAATACAACAACCAGTCTATTACCCATTTTCTGAGTGTATATTAGCAAATAAGCGTAAGCTTGTAAATAACCAATTGGTATACAAAGACGGTAAATATACAATTGACTATGAAGACTTTGAATCAAAAATAATAAATGAGCATGTAAAATTATTCTTACTTTGCAGTCCTCAAAATCCTACTGGTCGTGTATGGACAAAGGATGAACTTACTCGAATTGGTGAAATATGCCTTAAGCATAAAGTAATTGTGTTATCTGATGAAATCCACTGCGATTTTGTATACCCTGGTAACACTCATACAGTGTTTGCATCAATTAGTGAAGAATTTGCAATGAACTCAATAATATGTACTGCTCCTAGCAAAACCTTTAATATAGCAGGATTGCAGGTTTCCAATATCTTTATACCAAATAAAACTTTAAGAAATGCATTTCGTGATGAATATGATGCAAGCGGCTATAGTCAGCTTAATTCTATTGGACTAGTAGCATGTCAGTCAGCCTATTCAAAGGGTGAAGCATGGTTAAACGAACTAAAAGTATATCTAAAGGAAAATTTGGACTTCGTTAGAAACTTCCTTGCTGAAAATCTGCCTGAAATTAAGCTTGTTGAACCTGAAGGAACATATCTAATATGGTTAGACTGCAGTGGATTAGGCTTAACTTATAAGGAACTAGAAAAAATTATTATAGACAAAGCAAAACTGTGGTTAGATGGCGGTATTATATTTGGAAGAAAAACTGCATTATTTGAGCGAATAAATATTGCCTGCCCAAGGAGCATACTTGAACAAGCATTAAAAAATTTGGAGCAAGCAATTCACTCGTAA
- a CDS encoding ABC transporter permease, with protein MSQVNEAIEINEGKKINLLAPVFSIVTLLFSILILLLFIDGRRETDSPLMFIIVITAVWLFYVYQLTRFNEKKHVKDITYAIFILLIIWELSTRIFDLVPKVLFPSPENVFNVFIIEYKLMFSGLFSSLFLLVVGFTIALVLGNVLGLFVGWNERLRNDLYPVAKVFSPIPPMIYTPYLIALLPTFKSASIAVIAFGLFWPTFMNMIIRVGSMDRRIIDSAKVMGVSTYTMLLKVVLPYSVPAIVGGLRVQLSTTFMVLVMAEMIGARSGLGFFIKKYSDYADYTRVVAGIIFIGIIITILNTLISVVEKRVVKWKTV; from the coding sequence ATGAGCCAAGTAAATGAAGCAATTGAAATAAATGAAGGAAAAAAAATAAACCTACTAGCCCCCGTATTCTCAATAGTTACGCTTCTCTTTTCCATATTGATTTTGCTTCTTTTTATAGATGGAAGAAGAGAAACTGATAGCCCATTAATGTTTATTATTGTAATAACAGCTGTATGGTTATTTTATGTATACCAATTGACACGCTTTAATGAAAAGAAACATGTTAAAGACATTACATATGCTATTTTCATACTACTTATTATTTGGGAGTTATCAACTAGAATTTTTGATTTGGTACCCAAGGTACTGTTTCCTTCACCTGAAAATGTATTTAATGTATTTATTATAGAATATAAGCTTATGTTTTCAGGCTTATTCAGTTCATTATTTTTGTTAGTTGTGGGATTCACCATTGCTTTGGTGCTTGGGAATGTATTAGGACTTTTTGTTGGATGGAACGAAAGATTAAGAAATGATTTATATCCAGTTGCAAAAGTATTTAGTCCAATACCGCCTATGATTTATACTCCTTACTTAATAGCATTGCTGCCCACTTTTAAAAGTGCATCTATAGCAGTCATTGCATTTGGATTATTTTGGCCCACTTTTATGAATATGATTATAAGAGTTGGATCAATGGACAGGAGAATTATCGATTCTGCAAAAGTTATGGGTGTAAGTACCTATACAATGTTGTTAAAAGTTGTTCTTCCATATTCTGTACCAGCAATTGTTGGAGGTTTGAGAGTTCAACTATCAACTACGTTTATGGTATTGGTAATGGCGGAAATGATTGGAGCTAGGTCGGGCTTGGGCTTTTTTATCAAAAAGTACTCTGATTATGCAGATTATACAAGGGTAGTAGCAGGAATTATTTTTATAGGAATTATAATAACTATTTTAAATACACTGATTTCGGTTGTTGAGAAAAGGGTTGTTAAATGGAAAACGGTATAA
- a CDS encoding nitrogenase component 1: MAKILDKQRYKCAMSAMSTVQAIERAIPVLHAGPGCAQKLSNSSGSSGYFSPNIFPCTSINEKDVVFGGETKLRSTIENSLKIIDADLYVVLTGCTPEIVGDTVEEVVQEFEDAEKPVIFASTAGFRGNNYKGHEWVINAIIEQYLEPSDKKTKGLVNIWADVPYQDEFWLGNLRELEKLVADLGLIPNTIFGYRRGIKNIKKIPEAQFNLLVSTWVGLENVKLMEEKFGIPYLHYPTLPIGAFETSKFLRTVGEFAGVDKDKVEALIAEKEDYYYYYIERYADLFLETRVMSKKFSIVADAQYTLGITKFLVNDLGLFPAKQFITDDTPLEYRKNIEEYFKDLNYDIKAEISFITDGYKIHKEIESTDYHGYPLILGGYWEKEVAAKTNAHYLNVSWPVNERLVMNSYYVGYDGGLKLIEDIYSVVKTRFN, translated from the coding sequence ATGGCAAAGATTTTAGATAAGCAAAGATATAAATGTGCTATGAGTGCAATGTCAACTGTGCAGGCAATTGAAAGAGCAATTCCAGTGCTTCATGCTGGCCCGGGATGTGCTCAGAAGCTATCAAATTCGTCTGGAAGCAGCGGATACTTTTCGCCAAACATATTCCCATGTACCAGTATAAATGAGAAGGATGTTGTATTTGGAGGAGAAACAAAGCTAAGGTCAACTATAGAAAATTCGCTTAAGATTATTGATGCTGATTTATATGTTGTCCTTACAGGATGTACACCTGAAATTGTTGGTGATACTGTTGAGGAGGTAGTCCAAGAGTTTGAAGATGCTGAGAAACCTGTTATATTTGCATCTACAGCAGGATTTAGAGGTAACAACTATAAAGGTCATGAATGGGTTATTAATGCAATTATTGAACAGTATTTAGAACCCTCGGACAAGAAAACAAAAGGACTTGTTAATATTTGGGCAGATGTACCCTATCAGGATGAATTCTGGCTTGGAAATTTAAGAGAACTTGAAAAACTTGTAGCGGATTTAGGACTAATTCCTAATACTATATTTGGATATAGGAGAGGAATAAAGAATATTAAAAAGATACCAGAAGCTCAGTTTAATTTGTTGGTATCAACATGGGTAGGTCTTGAAAATGTAAAGCTAATGGAAGAAAAATTTGGGATACCCTATTTACATTACCCAACGCTTCCAATAGGTGCATTTGAGACTAGCAAATTTCTTCGTACAGTAGGCGAATTTGCAGGTGTCGACAAGGACAAAGTTGAAGCTCTAATTGCAGAAAAAGAAGATTATTACTACTATTACATAGAACGTTATGCAGATTTATTTCTTGAGACTAGAGTTATGTCGAAAAAATTCTCGATAGTTGCTGATGCCCAGTATACTCTTGGCATCACAAAGTTCCTTGTAAATGATTTGGGATTATTTCCTGCAAAACAGTTTATTACAGATGATACGCCTCTTGAGTACAGAAAAAATATAGAGGAATATTTTAAGGATTTAAACTATGACATTAAGGCTGAAATCAGCTTTATTACAGATGGCTACAAAATTCATAAAGAAATAGAAAGTACAGATTATCATGGATATCCGTTAATTCTAGGGGGGTATTGGGAAAAGGAAGTAGCAGCTAAAACAAATGCACATTATTTAAATGTATCTTGGCCAGTTAATGAACGTTTAGTTATGAATAGTTATTATGTAGGCTATGATGGAGGACTGAAGCTTATAGAGGATATATATTCAGTTGTAAAAACCAGATTTAATTAA